A genomic segment from Frateuria edaphi encodes:
- a CDS encoding rod shape-determining protein yields the protein MFKKFRGIFSNDISIDLGTANTLIYVRGQGIILNEPSVVAIRQDRGPGGPRTVAAVGGDAKRMLGRTPGNIATVRPMKDGVIADFTMTEAMLQHFIKQVHKSRMLRPSPRVLVCVPCGSTQVERRAIKESAEGAGARDVFLIEEPMAAAIGAGIPVHEARGAMVLDIGGGTSEVAVISLNGIVYSQSVRVGGDRFDEAIINYVRRNHGTLIGESTAERIKLEIGCAFPQSNVKEIEISGRNLAEGVPRMFTINSNEVLEALHEPLSGIVAAVKSALEQTPPELCSDVAERGIVLTGGGALLRDLDRLISEETGLHVQVADDPLTCVARGGGKALELIDQHGSDFFAPE from the coding sequence ATGTTCAAGAAGTTTCGCGGCATCTTTTCCAACGACATTTCCATCGACCTCGGCACCGCCAACACGCTGATCTACGTGCGTGGGCAGGGCATCATCCTGAACGAGCCGTCGGTGGTGGCGATCCGCCAGGATCGCGGTCCGGGCGGCCCGCGCACGGTGGCCGCCGTGGGTGGCGACGCCAAGCGCATGCTCGGCCGCACGCCGGGCAATATCGCCACGGTGCGCCCGATGAAGGACGGCGTCATCGCCGACTTCACCATGACCGAGGCGATGCTGCAGCACTTCATCAAGCAGGTGCACAAGTCGCGCATGCTGCGTCCCAGCCCGCGCGTGCTGGTGTGCGTACCGTGCGGCTCGACCCAGGTTGAACGTCGCGCCATCAAGGAATCGGCCGAGGGCGCCGGCGCCCGCGACGTGTTCCTGATCGAGGAGCCGATGGCCGCGGCGATCGGCGCCGGCATCCCGGTGCACGAGGCGCGCGGCGCGATGGTGCTGGACATCGGCGGCGGCACCTCCGAAGTGGCAGTGATCTCGCTCAACGGCATCGTCTACTCGCAGTCCGTGCGCGTGGGCGGCGACCGGTTCGACGAGGCGATCATCAACTACGTGCGCCGTAACCACGGCACGCTGATCGGCGAGTCCACCGCCGAGCGGATCAAGCTGGAGATCGGCTGCGCCTTCCCGCAGAGCAACGTCAAGGAGATCGAGATCTCCGGTCGCAATCTGGCCGAGGGCGTGCCGCGCATGTTCACGATCAACTCCAACGAAGTGCTCGAGGCGCTGCACGAGCCGCTGTCGGGCATCGTGGCGGCGGTCAAGTCGGCGCTGGAGCAGACCCCGCCGGAGCTGTGCTCGGACGTGGCCGAGCGTGGCATCGTGTTGACCGGTGGCGGCGCGCTGCTGCGGGACCTGGATCGCCTTATCTCCGAGGAAACCGGCCTGCACGTGCAGGTTGCCGATGATCCGCTCACCTGCGTGGCGCGTGGCGGTGGCAAGGCGCTGGAACTGATCGACCAGCACGGCAGCGATTTCTTCGCGCCGGAGTGA
- the mreD gene encoding rod shape-determining protein MreD, with product MNRQRLALGWFIGTLVIALLSMLVPLPDVLEPFKPYWPALVLLYWSLESGERVTLGLAFTMGLAADLLDGVLLGEQALRLTALVFIALRFRSRLRFFPMWQQTLAVLALLLNDRILLTIVRVFAGDALPPASWWISPFVGAALWPFVFLLLDDLRMRLRLQ from the coding sequence ATGAACCGGCAGCGCCTGGCCCTCGGGTGGTTCATCGGCACGCTGGTGATCGCTCTGCTGTCGATGCTGGTGCCACTGCCGGACGTGCTCGAGCCGTTCAAGCCGTACTGGCCGGCGCTGGTGCTCTTGTACTGGTCGTTGGAATCGGGTGAGCGGGTGACGCTCGGCCTGGCCTTCACGATGGGTCTGGCGGCCGACCTGCTCGATGGCGTGCTGCTGGGTGAACAGGCGTTGCGCCTGACCGCGCTGGTCTTCATCGCGTTGCGTTTCCGCTCACGACTGCGCTTCTTTCCGATGTGGCAGCAGACCCTGGCGGTGCTCGCGCTGCTGCTGAACGATCGCATCCTGTTGACGATCGTGCGGGTGTTCGCCGGCGACGCGCTGCCGCCAGCGAGTTGGTGGATCTCGCCGTTCGTCGGGGCGGCGCTCTGGCCATTCGTGTTCCTGTTGCTGGATGACCTGCGCATGCGCCTGCGCCTGCAATGA
- the lipB gene encoding lipoyl(octanoyl) transferase LipB — MPPDSRPLLIRRLGRQPYERTWKAMSAFTDARGPDTPDELWLLEHDPVFTLGQAGKMEHVLAPGDIPLIPVDRGGQVTYHGPGQIVGYPLIDLRRTGVGVRELVNRIEQALIDTLAHWSIEAARVEGAPGVYVSGAKVAALGLRVRRGCSFHGLAFNVAMDLEPFGRINPCGYKGLAVTQVLDLGGPSQLAQVEDVLVGQFCRQFGFHAVPAAPVLPELPARAAV; from the coding sequence ATGCCCCCCGACTCCCGCCCGCTCCTCATCCGCCGCCTCGGCCGCCAGCCCTACGAGCGCACCTGGAAGGCGATGAGCGCCTTCACCGACGCGCGCGGACCGGACACGCCCGACGAACTGTGGCTGCTCGAGCACGACCCGGTGTTCACCCTGGGCCAGGCCGGGAAGATGGAGCACGTGCTGGCGCCGGGCGACATCCCGTTGATCCCCGTCGACCGTGGCGGCCAGGTGACCTACCACGGACCCGGCCAGATCGTCGGCTACCCGCTGATCGACCTGCGCCGCACCGGTGTGGGCGTGCGCGAGCTGGTCAACCGCATCGAGCAGGCGCTGATCGATACGCTGGCGCACTGGTCGATCGAGGCCGCGCGGGTGGAAGGGGCCCCGGGCGTCTATGTGTCCGGCGCCAAGGTGGCTGCCCTGGGCCTGCGCGTACGGCGGGGGTGCAGCTTCCACGGTCTGGCCTTCAACGTGGCCATGGACCTGGAGCCGTTCGGACGGATCAACCCTTGTGGCTACAAGGGTTTGGCCGTCACGCAAGTGCTAGACTTGGGCGGCCCGTCGCAGTTGGCGCAGGTCGAAGACGTGCTGGTGGGGCAATTCTGCCGCCAGTTCGGCTTCCACGCGGTGCCGGCCGCCCCCGTCCTCCCCGAACTCCCCGCGCGCGCCGCGGTCTAG
- a CDS encoding D-alanyl-D-alanine carboxypeptidase family protein: protein MSFFRRTLTTFAAAALIAGAAFAQQTPPKPSPVPRPTVPEAPVPPPPDVDGKAWVLMDYATGQVLASKNPDERVEPASITKIMTDYVVSAELANGKIKMTDPVTISEHAWRGGGAGTDGSTSFLKLNSQVPLKDLLYGMIIQSGNDAAIALAEHTAGSEEAFANLMNAYAKQLGMTGSHFENASGYPIENHYTTARDIALLSRALIHDFPEDYAISAVKQFVWNGIKQGNRNTLLWRDPSVDGIKTGHTAAAGYCLAASAKQGDSRMIAIVMGASSEKARADSAMALLNYGFRFYETHKLYDANKPLATPKLWKGEAGTLPLGISQPMDVTVKRGQYDQLKAIMDIPATLVAPFKKGQQVGTLRVTLDGKPLQSAPLVALDDAPQGGFFKRLWDSILLWFHGDKKDDAAATAPAADKK, encoded by the coding sequence ATGAGCTTTTTCCGCCGTACCCTGACCACCTTTGCCGCCGCCGCGCTGATCGCCGGCGCCGCCTTCGCGCAGCAGACGCCGCCGAAGCCTTCGCCGGTGCCGCGCCCGACCGTGCCGGAGGCACCGGTGCCGCCGCCGCCGGACGTGGACGGCAAGGCCTGGGTGTTGATGGATTACGCCACCGGGCAGGTACTGGCCAGCAAGAATCCGGACGAGCGCGTCGAACCGGCCTCGATCACCAAGATCATGACCGACTACGTGGTCTCGGCTGAGCTTGCCAACGGCAAGATCAAGATGACCGATCCGGTCACCATCAGCGAGCACGCCTGGCGCGGCGGTGGCGCAGGCACCGATGGTTCGACCAGCTTCCTCAAGCTCAACAGCCAGGTTCCGCTCAAGGACCTGCTGTACGGCATGATCATCCAGTCGGGCAACGACGCGGCGATCGCGCTGGCCGAGCACACCGCCGGTTCCGAGGAAGCCTTCGCCAACCTGATGAATGCCTACGCCAAGCAGTTGGGCATGACCGGTTCCCACTTCGAAAACGCTTCGGGCTATCCGATCGAGAACCACTACACCACGGCGCGGGACATCGCGCTCCTGTCGCGCGCGCTGATCCACGATTTCCCGGAGGACTACGCGATTTCGGCGGTCAAGCAGTTTGTGTGGAACGGCATCAAGCAGGGCAACCGCAACACCCTGCTATGGCGCGATCCCAGCGTGGACGGCATCAAGACCGGCCACACCGCCGCGGCCGGTTACTGCCTGGCCGCCTCGGCCAAGCAGGGCGATTCGCGCATGATCGCCATCGTCATGGGTGCGAGCTCGGAGAAGGCGCGCGCCGATTCGGCCATGGCGCTGCTCAACTACGGTTTCCGCTTCTACGAAACCCACAAGTTGTACGACGCCAACAAGCCGCTGGCCACGCCCAAGCTTTGGAAGGGCGAGGCAGGCACGCTGCCGCTGGGCATCAGTCAGCCGATGGATGTGACCGTCAAGCGCGGCCAGTACGACCAGCTCAAGGCCATCATGGACATCCCCGCGACCCTGGTCGCCCCGTTCAAGAAGGGCCAGCAGGTGGGTACCCTGCGCGTCACGCTGGACGGCAAGCCGTTGCAGTCGGCACCGCTGGTGGCGCTCGACGACGCCCCGCAGGGCGGCTTCTTCAAGCGCCTGTGGGATTCCATCCTGCTGTGGTTCCACGGCGACAAGAAGGACGACGCTGCGGCCACGGCCCCCGCTGCGGACAAAAAATAA
- a CDS encoding YbeD family protein, whose translation MHEIDFSQAKKEGKGFQFPGEFEITALGDASADLPRRVPRILEGEGLHVLHETVSQRPSREGKFISVTVSFRCDTREQYDGAHTALRADPAIRYTL comes from the coding sequence ATGCACGAAATCGATTTCAGCCAGGCGAAGAAGGAAGGCAAGGGCTTCCAGTTCCCCGGTGAGTTCGAGATCACCGCGCTGGGCGACGCCAGCGCGGACCTGCCCAGGCGCGTGCCGCGGATCCTCGAGGGCGAGGGCCTGCACGTACTGCACGAGACGGTCAGCCAGCGCCCCTCGCGCGAGGGGAAGTTCATCTCGGTGACCGTGAGCTTCCGCTGCGATACCCGGGAGCAGTACGACGGTGCGCACACGGCGCTGCGCGCCGATCCGGCCATCCGCTACACGCTATAG
- a CDS encoding septal ring lytic transglycosylase RlpA family protein, producing the protein MSWRAGVLAIVALALAGCGGSHPRPSHGGKVAGPRAEGRHGGFRDDISRPQSSRYRDNDDSVPPAIDVSRIPEPVPRIEPRSLYGNKSPYTVLGKTYRVLSDARGYDERGIASFYGAKFHGYKTSSLENYDMYAFSAAHKTLPLPSYARVTNLENGKSVIVRINDRGPFHENRLIDLSYAAAVKIGIWPKGTGLVEVRAIDPAHRDDDAPAEELTAQAAVPSGSAHPAIWLQVGAFSDLANADRVATRLRSARLAPVQVTDVEVNGHNIRRVRVGPLDDVDQADRVTDQIEELGLPRPQVAVD; encoded by the coding sequence GTGAGCTGGCGCGCTGGCGTCCTGGCGATAGTCGCGTTGGCGCTGGCCGGGTGCGGCGGTTCGCACCCGCGGCCCTCGCATGGCGGCAAGGTCGCGGGTCCGCGCGCGGAAGGCCGCCATGGCGGCTTCCGCGACGACATCAGCCGCCCGCAGTCCAGCCGCTATCGCGACAACGACGACAGCGTGCCGCCGGCGATCGACGTCAGCCGGATCCCCGAGCCGGTGCCCAGGATCGAGCCGCGCTCGCTCTATGGCAACAAGTCGCCCTACACCGTGCTCGGCAAGACCTATCGCGTGCTCTCCGATGCGCGCGGCTACGACGAGCGCGGCATCGCCTCGTTCTACGGCGCCAAGTTCCACGGCTACAAGACTTCGAGCCTGGAGAACTACGACATGTACGCTTTCAGCGCTGCGCACAAGACGCTGCCGCTGCCCAGCTACGCGCGCGTGACCAATCTGGAAAACGGCAAGAGCGTCATCGTGCGCATCAACGATCGCGGGCCGTTCCACGAGAACCGGCTGATCGACCTGTCCTACGCGGCCGCCGTCAAGATCGGCATCTGGCCCAAGGGCACTGGCCTGGTCGAAGTGCGCGCGATCGACCCGGCGCATCGGGACGACGATGCGCCGGCCGAGGAACTGACCGCGCAAGCGGCGGTCCCATCGGGTAGCGCCCATCCGGCCATCTGGCTGCAGGTGGGCGCATTCTCCGACCTGGCGAACGCCGACCGCGTGGCCACACGGCTGCGCTCGGCCCGGCTGGCGCCGGTGCAGGTGACCGATGTGGAGGTCAACGGACACAACATCCGCCGCGTGCGCGTGGGGCCGCTGGACGACGTCGACCAGGCCGACCGCGTGACCGACCAGATCGAAGAGCTCGGCCTCCCCCGACCGCAGGTCGCGGTAGACTGA
- the mrdA gene encoding penicillin-binding protein 2: MKRRRALKDPRGEAALFQRRSLVGFALIVLGLIALSGRFFYLQVMRHDEFVTRSENNRVKPKVIPPARGLIYDRNGVLLADNVPAFRLEVVPEQVPDMSAMLAQIGAVVPLDPDDVADFRKRLKQSRRFENVPLKMHLSEDDIARFAINRWRFPGVDVVPYLTRHYPYGELFAHVIGYVGRIDADDLKRLDPDRYQGTSHVGRSGIERSYEDVLHGTPGYELVEVNADGRTQRVLETHAPVPGKNLYLSIDVRIQKATMAAFDGRAGSAVAIDPRNGQVLAMVSVPSFDPNLFVNGISSADYKALTTAPDKPLYNRALRGVYPPGSTVKPFLALGGLAYGVRRPEDTVLSTGEFCLPGASRCYRDDKRGGDGVVDMVKAIEKSTNTYFYKLALDLGIDRLSDWMGRFGFGRKTGIDLDGEENGVLPSRDWKMAHSRQPWYPGETIIAGIGQGYWAVTPLQLAHAVSILAGKGIPRAPRLVMATQDGVDAPRQPLPNPPTGPSLVTDPAHLDVIKQGMEAVVTSGTGAKQFIGFPLVVAGKSGTAERFSRTSSAYDTNKNTAYLAARHRAWFEAFAPADDPKISVVAMLEAGAWGAEAAGPIVRTVMESWLATQGGAPVKSQPPAAAPAPLAPDQPEDMPVPAEGGTTP, encoded by the coding sequence ATGAAGAGGCGGCGCGCACTGAAGGATCCCCGCGGCGAGGCGGCGCTTTTCCAGCGGCGCTCGCTGGTCGGATTCGCCCTGATCGTGCTGGGCCTGATCGCCTTGTCCGGGCGCTTCTTCTACCTGCAGGTGATGCGCCACGACGAGTTCGTGACCCGCTCGGAGAACAACCGCGTCAAGCCGAAGGTGATCCCGCCGGCCCGTGGGCTGATCTACGACCGCAACGGCGTGCTGCTGGCCGACAACGTGCCGGCATTCCGGCTCGAGGTGGTGCCCGAGCAGGTGCCGGACATGAGTGCCATGCTCGCGCAGATCGGCGCGGTGGTGCCGCTGGACCCGGACGACGTCGCCGACTTCAGGAAGCGCCTGAAACAGAGCCGTCGCTTCGAGAACGTCCCCTTGAAGATGCACCTGTCCGAGGACGACATCGCCCGCTTCGCGATCAACCGCTGGCGCTTCCCGGGCGTGGACGTGGTGCCCTACCTGACCCGCCACTATCCCTACGGCGAGTTGTTCGCGCACGTGATCGGCTACGTCGGCCGCATCGATGCAGACGACCTCAAGCGCCTGGACCCGGACCGCTACCAGGGCACCAGCCACGTCGGTCGCAGCGGGATCGAGCGCTCGTACGAAGATGTGCTGCACGGAACGCCGGGCTATGAACTGGTCGAGGTCAACGCCGACGGCCGCACCCAGCGCGTGCTCGAAACCCATGCGCCGGTCCCCGGCAAGAACCTCTATCTCTCGATCGACGTGCGCATCCAGAAGGCGACCATGGCCGCGTTCGACGGTCGAGCGGGCTCCGCCGTGGCGATCGATCCGCGCAACGGCCAGGTCCTGGCCATGGTCAGCGTGCCGAGCTTCGATCCGAACCTGTTCGTCAACGGCATCAGCAGTGCCGACTACAAGGCATTGACCACCGCGCCGGACAAGCCGCTGTACAACCGCGCGCTGCGCGGCGTGTATCCGCCCGGCTCCACGGTGAAGCCGTTCCTGGCCCTCGGCGGCCTGGCCTACGGCGTCCGCAGGCCGGAGGATACGGTGCTGTCCACGGGCGAGTTCTGCCTGCCCGGGGCCTCGCGCTGCTACCGCGACGACAAGCGCGGTGGCGATGGCGTGGTCGACATGGTCAAGGCGATCGAGAAATCGACCAACACCTACTTTTACAAACTTGCGCTGGACCTGGGCATCGACCGCCTGAGCGACTGGATGGGGCGCTTCGGCTTCGGCCGAAAGACCGGCATCGACCTCGACGGCGAGGAGAACGGCGTCTTGCCTTCGCGCGATTGGAAAATGGCGCATTCGCGCCAGCCCTGGTATCCGGGAGAAACGATCATCGCCGGCATCGGCCAGGGCTACTGGGCGGTGACGCCATTGCAGCTGGCGCATGCGGTGTCGATCCTGGCCGGGAAGGGCATCCCGCGTGCGCCCAGGCTGGTGATGGCGACCCAGGATGGTGTCGATGCCCCCAGACAGCCGTTGCCCAACCCGCCGACCGGCCCCTCGCTGGTGACCGATCCGGCCCACCTGGACGTGATCAAGCAAGGCATGGAAGCGGTGGTGACCAGCGGCACCGGCGCCAAGCAGTTCATCGGCTTTCCGCTGGTGGTCGCGGGCAAGAGCGGCACGGCCGAGCGCTTCTCGCGCACGTCCTCGGCCTACGACACCAACAAGAACACCGCCTACCTTGCCGCGCGCCATCGCGCCTGGTTCGAGGCCTTCGCGCCGGCGGACGACCCGAAGATCTCGGTGGTCGCCATGCTCGAGGCCGGCGCGTGGGGTGCCGAAGCAGCGGGCCCGATCGTGCGTACGGTGATGGAGTCCTGGCTTGCCACGCAGGGTGGGGCACCGGTCAAATCTCAGCCGCCGGCGGCCGCCCCGGCACCCCTGGCGCCCGACCAGCCCGAAGACATGCCGGTGCCGGCCGAGGGCGGGACCACGCCATGA
- the lipA gene encoding lipoyl synthase, which yields MSEISSRVIPISVVDAPEKQLGNDKIARNRAAFDASVPTLRKPSWIRVRLPQGNAVQELKARLRENALVTVCEEASCPNIHECFSKGTATFMILGEVCTRRCSFCDVAHGRPQPPDPLEPARLAQTIADMRLKYVVITSVDRDDLRDGGAEHFASCIRATRHASPNIKIEILTPDFRGKGRMERALEVLKDFPPDVFNHNLETVPHLYREVRPGADYQWSLDLLKRFKAQHPDVPTKSGIMLGLGETFEQVIETLRDLRAHDVDMITIGQYLQPTPHHHPVVRYWTPDEFDALREAGEAMGFHHVASGPLVRSSYHADLQAHAAGVTELA from the coding sequence ATGAGCGAAATTTCCTCCAGGGTCATCCCGATCAGCGTGGTCGACGCGCCCGAAAAGCAGCTGGGCAACGACAAGATCGCCCGCAACCGCGCCGCGTTCGACGCGAGCGTGCCGACCTTGCGCAAGCCTTCGTGGATCCGCGTGCGGCTGCCACAAGGCAATGCCGTGCAGGAACTGAAGGCGCGCCTGCGCGAGAACGCGCTGGTGACGGTGTGCGAGGAGGCCTCGTGCCCCAACATCCATGAGTGCTTCTCCAAGGGCACCGCCACGTTCATGATCCTTGGCGAGGTGTGCACGCGCCGCTGCTCGTTCTGCGACGTCGCCCACGGCCGCCCGCAGCCGCCCGATCCGCTGGAACCGGCGCGCCTGGCGCAGACGATCGCCGACATGCGCCTGAAGTACGTGGTGATCACCTCGGTCGACCGTGACGACCTGCGCGACGGCGGTGCCGAGCATTTCGCTTCCTGCATCCGCGCCACGCGCCACGCCAGCCCCAACATCAAGATCGAGATCCTGACCCCCGACTTCCGCGGCAAGGGCCGCATGGAGCGGGCGCTGGAAGTGCTCAAGGACTTCCCGCCGGACGTCTTCAACCACAACCTGGAAACCGTCCCGCACCTGTACCGCGAGGTGCGCCCCGGCGCCGACTACCAGTGGTCGCTGGACCTGCTCAAGCGTTTCAAGGCGCAGCACCCGGATGTGCCGACCAAGTCCGGCATCATGCTGGGCCTGGGCGAGACCTTCGAGCAAGTCATCGAGACGCTGCGCGATCTACGCGCCCATGACGTGGACATGATCACCATCGGCCAGTACCTGCAGCCCACGCCGCACCATCACCCGGTCGTGCGCTACTGGACTCCCGACGAATTCGACGCGCTGCGCGAGGCGGGCGAAGCGATGGGCTTCCATCATGTCGCTTCCGGCCCACTGGTGCGTTCCTCCTACCATGCCGACCTGCAGGCCCATGCAGCCGGCGTCACCGAACTCGCCTGA
- the mreC gene encoding rod shape-determining protein MreC, translated as MGQESSPLFAGSTGTLRLIGYLALAMVLMVLDHRNGWMWRIRYGAAVAVEPLYRLAGLPVEGMRTLSVAFADRQRLTNQNQRLREDLLLANAKLNRMAAVAQQNQHLKELLDTQRSLELNVQLARVVGVDLGAYRHRLLLNVGARDGVKPGQPVIDARGVMGQVIQTLPTTSVVMLITDPNNALPVTVERTGLRTIAYGSRDGDRLVLPTIPMAADVHEGDRLLTSGLGGRFPPGFPVGAVTRVAPAATGMFLEAQAQPSADISRSEDVLLLHDQAEPVGPPEPVRPAGPPADLAPAGTGEATKAAPPAKGQP; from the coding sequence ATGGGCCAGGAATCCTCGCCCCTGTTCGCCGGGTCCACCGGCACCTTGCGGCTGATCGGCTACCTCGCGCTGGCGATGGTGCTGATGGTGCTCGACCATCGCAATGGCTGGATGTGGCGCATCCGCTACGGCGCCGCCGTGGCGGTCGAGCCGCTGTATCGCCTCGCCGGCCTGCCGGTGGAAGGGATGCGCACGCTCTCGGTGGCCTTCGCCGACCGCCAGCGGCTGACCAACCAGAATCAGCGCCTGCGCGAGGACCTGCTGCTGGCCAACGCCAAGCTCAACCGCATGGCGGCGGTGGCGCAACAGAACCAGCATCTGAAGGAGCTGCTCGATACCCAGCGCAGCCTTGAGCTCAACGTCCAGTTGGCCCGCGTGGTCGGCGTCGACCTGGGCGCCTACCGCCATCGCCTGCTGCTGAACGTCGGCGCCCGCGATGGCGTCAAGCCAGGGCAGCCGGTCATCGATGCGCGCGGCGTGATGGGGCAGGTCATCCAGACGCTGCCGACGACCTCGGTGGTGATGCTTATCACCGACCCGAACAATGCGTTGCCGGTGACCGTCGAGCGCACCGGCTTGCGCACCATCGCCTATGGCTCGCGCGATGGCGACCGGCTGGTGCTGCCGACCATCCCGATGGCGGCCGATGTGCACGAGGGCGACCGGCTGCTGACCTCCGGCCTGGGCGGGCGCTTCCCGCCGGGCTTCCCGGTCGGCGCGGTCACCCGCGTGGCGCCCGCGGCCACCGGCATGTTCCTGGAAGCACAGGCGCAACCCAGTGCGGACATCAGCCGCAGCGAAGACGTGCTGCTGCTGCACGACCAGGCCGAACCGGTCGGGCCGCCCGAGCCCGTCCGGCCGGCGGGACCTCCGGCTGACCTCGCACCGGCGGGCACCGGCGAGGCTACCAAGGCCGCACCGCCGGCGAAGGGGCAGCCATGA
- the rodA gene encoding rod shape-determining protein RodA, translating to MIGMLYARMRRFLRRILTRPRIDLPLAMGLLALATVGLVTLYSAGGGDLGLVGGQAARFVLGAALLLLISRIPPTVLRSWTPWLYAGSTALLVVVALLGEGRGADRWLDLGFMRFQPSELLKLTMPMMAAWYLHPRQLPPSWKDMAVVGLLIAIPGGLIAKQPDLGTALLVAAAGAFALFLSGVAWWRIGLLLGIAAGMVPVGWHFMHQYQRDRVLTLLNPEADPLGNGWHIIQSQIAVGSGGVFGKGWTHGTQSRLDFLPEHTTDFIFAVFSEEFGLVGVVCLLALYAFIIGRCLWIAMEARDTYSRLLAGAIAMSFFVYVFVNGGMIAGMLPVVGVPLPFVSYGGTSAVSLLSGFGVLMSIHANRKMHD from the coding sequence ATGATCGGAATGCTCTACGCGCGCATGCGCCGTTTCCTGCGCCGCATCCTGACCCGGCCGCGGATCGATTTGCCGTTGGCCATGGGATTGCTGGCGCTGGCCACGGTCGGCCTGGTCACCCTGTACAGCGCCGGCGGCGGCGACCTGGGCCTGGTCGGCGGCCAGGCGGCGCGGTTCGTGCTCGGCGCGGCGCTGCTGCTGCTGATCTCGCGCATCCCGCCCACGGTGCTGCGCAGCTGGACACCCTGGCTCTACGCCGGCAGCACCGCGTTGCTGGTGGTGGTGGCGCTGCTGGGCGAGGGCCGTGGCGCCGACCGCTGGCTGGACCTGGGCTTCATGCGCTTCCAGCCGTCCGAGCTGCTCAAGCTGACCATGCCGATGATGGCCGCCTGGTACCTGCACCCGCGCCAACTGCCGCCGAGCTGGAAGGACATGGCCGTGGTCGGCCTGCTGATCGCCATTCCCGGTGGGCTGATCGCCAAGCAGCCCGACCTGGGAACAGCGCTGCTGGTGGCCGCCGCCGGGGCGTTCGCGCTGTTCCTCTCCGGCGTCGCCTGGTGGCGCATCGGCCTGCTGCTGGGCATCGCCGCCGGGATGGTGCCGGTGGGCTGGCATTTCATGCATCAGTACCAGCGCGATCGCGTGCTGACCCTGCTCAATCCCGAGGCCGATCCGCTGGGCAATGGCTGGCACATCATCCAGTCGCAGATCGCGGTGGGTTCGGGGGGCGTCTTCGGGAAGGGCTGGACGCATGGCACGCAGTCGCGGCTGGACTTCCTGCCCGAGCACACCACCGACTTCATCTTCGCCGTGTTCTCCGAGGAATTCGGCCTGGTCGGCGTGGTCTGCCTGCTGGCGCTGTACGCCTTCATCATCGGCCGCTGCCTGTGGATCGCGATGGAGGCGCGCGACACCTATTCACGCCTGCTCGCCGGCGCGATCGCGATGAGCTTCTTCGTCTACGTCTTCGTCAACGGCGGCATGATCGCCGGCATGCTGCCGGTGGTCGGCGTGCCGCTGCCGTTCGTCAGCTACGGCGGCACCTCGGCGGTCAGCCTGTTGAGCGGTTTCGGCGTGCTGATGTCGATCCACGCCAACCGCAAGATGCATGACTGA
- the mltB gene encoding lytic murein transglycosylase B → MSLLRSCRLPGVLATLVLAVAPAHAETTIHPGQAELVREVARDTGKDPGQLNALLSGAQMQQSIIDAMNRPAEAKPWKDYRPIFITPKRIDEGVAFYRDHRELIERIAGQYGVAPEYLVAILGVETFYGRNTGKYQVLDALVTLGLYYPPRAKFFREQLKVLLELPANHLAGPLDTLTGSYAGAQGWGQFMPSSIRDFGVDGDHDGHIDMQGSLPDILASVANYFAGHGWERGGPVAARAQPDTAPRTLDVPDPQPRWPLEQLEAWGYAPLESFDPGRMTSLQALEGGNGPEYWFTFQNFYVITRYNKSPLYALAVHQLAEGIAAGVRSADAVP, encoded by the coding sequence ATGTCTCTTCTTCGCTCGTGCCGCCTGCCCGGCGTGCTCGCCACCCTGGTGCTGGCCGTCGCGCCGGCACATGCCGAAACGACGATCCATCCCGGCCAGGCCGAACTGGTGCGCGAGGTGGCGCGCGACACCGGCAAGGACCCGGGCCAGCTGAATGCGCTGCTCAGTGGCGCGCAGATGCAGCAGTCGATCATCGATGCGATGAACCGCCCTGCCGAAGCCAAGCCGTGGAAGGACTACCGGCCGATCTTCATCACGCCCAAGCGGATCGACGAGGGCGTGGCCTTCTACCGCGACCATCGCGAATTGATCGAGCGCATCGCCGGGCAGTACGGCGTTGCGCCCGAGTACCTGGTGGCCATCCTGGGCGTGGAAACCTTCTACGGCCGCAACACCGGCAAGTACCAGGTGCTCGATGCGCTGGTCACGCTGGGCCTGTATTACCCGCCGCGCGCGAAGTTCTTCCGCGAGCAGCTGAAGGTGCTGCTGGAGCTGCCGGCCAACCACCTGGCCGGTCCGTTGGACACGCTCACCGGCTCCTACGCCGGCGCGCAGGGCTGGGGCCAGTTCATGCCCTCCAGCATCCGCGACTTCGGCGTGGACGGCGACCACGACGGCCACATCGACATGCAGGGTTCGTTGCCGGACATCCTGGCCAGCGTCGCCAACTATTTCGCCGGCCACGGCTGGGAGCGCGGCGGCCCGGTCGCCGCGCGGGCGCAGCCGGACACGGCGCCGAGGACGCTGGACGTCCCCGACCCGCAGCCGCGCTGGCCACTGGAGCAACTGGAGGCCTGGGGCTACGCGCCGCTGGAGTCGTTCGATCCGGGCCGGATGACCAGCCTGCAGGCGCTCGAAGGCGGCAACGGCCCCGAATACTGGTTCACCTTCCAGAACTTCTACGTGATCACCCGCTACAACAAGAGCCCGCTGTATGCCCTGGCTGTGCACCAGCTGGCTGAGGGCATTGCCGCGGGCGTGCGCTCGGCGGATGCCGTGCCGTGA